One part of the Arabidopsis thaliana chromosome 4, partial sequence genome encodes these proteins:
- a CDS encoding F-box and associated interaction domains-containing protein (F-box and associated interaction domains-containing protein; CONTAINS InterPro DOMAIN/s: F-box domain, cyclin-like (InterPro:IPR001810), F-box domain, Skp2-like (InterPro:IPR022364), F-box associated domain, type 3 (InterPro:IPR013187), F-box associated interaction domain (InterPro:IPR017451); BEST Arabidopsis thaliana protein match is: F-box and associated interaction domains-containing protein (TAIR:AT3G04660.1); Has 742 Blast hits to 650 proteins in 9 species: Archae - 0; Bacteria - 0; Metazoa - 0; Fungi - 0; Plants - 742; Viruses - 0; Other Eukaryotes - 0 (source: NCBI BLink).): MDKKQDQSEENDLFSNIPLELMIEILLKLPAKSIANLIFVSKHWSSIILDKDITELYLTRSSTLPRLLFQVSVSRLKMQFLHSSSLEGPSCDHHRVAVTLNHDLEYRFSPPVRGLICCLNDDIRIIRTEEHQVFTLGAKQEWRMIESRINHKLLSLISFNLRSEEFNVIKFPKDVKHIWSSNLVNYNGKIALTSYSCNGTLDLWVMKDDASKQEWFKDTLSTGELIFAPCFITDPFFFICYDLKEKSARKVVIEGLGDDYVNVSLDHVESPMFLPKVCLSDDD, translated from the exons ATGGATAAGAAACAAGACCAAAGTGAAGAAAACGATCTGTTTTCGAATATTCCTCTGGAGCTGATGATAGAGATTCTCCTGAAATTGCCGGCCAAATCCATAGCCAATCTCATCTTCGTTTCGAAACACTGGTCATCGATCATCCTCGACAAAGATATCACGGAGTTGTACCTGACTCGATCTTCCACTCTGCCTCGTCTTCTTTTTCAAGTCTCAGTCTCCCGTCTCAAGATGCAGTTCTTGCACTCCAGCTCCTTGGAGGGCCCGTCTTGTGATCATCACAGGGTAGCTGTTACTTTGAATCATGATCTAGAGTATCGGTTTTCTCCACCCGTCCGGGGCTTGATCTGCTGTCTAAATG ATGATATTAGAATTATTCGGACAGAGGAGCATCAAGTTTTCACTCTAGGAGCTAAACAAGAATGGAGAATGATTGAAT CTAGGATCAATCATAAACTGTTATCTCTGATAAGCTTCAATCTGAGATCTGAAGAATTCAATGTTATTAAGTTCCCTAAGGATGTCAAACATATATGGTCTAGTAATCTGGTGAACTACAATGGAAAGATAGCTTTAACGAGTTACTCTTGTAACGGTACACTTGACTTGTGGGTTATGAAGGATGATGCTAGTAAACAAGAATG GTTCAAGGATACACTTAGTACCGGGGAGCTTATATTTGCACCGTGCTTTATTACCGATCcgttcttttttatttgttacgATCTCAAGGAAAAAAGTGCCAGAAAAGTTGTGATTGAAGGACTTGGGGATGACTATGTTAATGTCTCTTTGGATCATGTAGAGAGTCCTATGTTTCTACCAAAGGTTTGTTTATCCGATGATGACTAG
- a CDS encoding uncharacterized protein (unknown protein; FUNCTIONS IN: molecular_function unknown; INVOLVED IN: biological_process unknown; LOCATED IN: plasma membrane; EXPRESSED IN: 23 plant structures; EXPRESSED DURING: 15 growth stages; Has 30201 Blast hits to 17322 proteins in 780 species: Archae - 12; Bacteria - 1396; Metazoa - 17338; Fungi - 3422; Plants - 5037; Viruses - 0; Other Eukaryotes - 2996 (source: NCBI BLink).): MTEEPEKVSSSVLHQPSGDKKPEDVGIKPQDPASSSGFRAYPNGDSPMYPVFYPGLVPGSNPVQYEEQMNRGAGIYAVPVHQFGGHVAGLPSNYLIPLTYNVPTTRPNNEAETGGENQAQAGQGQQQQLPANQRHVVERRFQIAFQLDLFLILKLAAVIFLFNQDGSRQRLAVLVIFATIIYLYQTGALAPFVRWLSQGMHRAAVPPARPHRPAVRADNDPAAAVPLNENAVLEGEENEADNGNRARANANENENVDAGNQGNQWWGIVKEIQMIVFGFITSLLPGFHNIE, from the exons ATGACGGAAGAACCAGAGAAGGTGTCTTCTTCAGTATTACATCAACCTTCTGGTGATAAGAAACCTGAAGATGTTGGGATCAAACCTCAG GATCCAGCGTCTTCTTCTGGGTTTCGAGCTTATCCTAATGGTGATTCTCCAATGTACCCGGTTTTTTATCCGGGTCTTGTTCCCGGATCCAATCCTGTACAGTACGAGGAACAAATGAACCGTGGAGCTGGGATCTATGCGGTTCCTGTTCATCAATTTGGAGGACATGTCGCTGGTCTTCCCTCAAATTATCTTATCCCTCTCACTTACAATGTTCCAAC gaCTAGACCAAATAATGAAGCTGAGACTGGGGGAGAGAATCAAGCGCAAGCTGGGCAGggtcagcagcagcagctacCTGCAAATCAAAGGCATGTTGTGGAAAGGAGATTTCAGATCGCGTTTCAGCTTGATTTGTTTCTCATACTCAAGCTTGCTGCTGTTATCTTTTTGTTCAACCAAGATGGATCAAGACAAAGGCTTGCTGTTCTTGTGATTTTCGCTACCATAATTTACTT ATACCAAACTGGAGCTCTTGCACCGTTTGTGCGATGGCTCTCACAAGGTATGCATAGAGCAGCAGTACCACCTGCTCGACCACATAGACCTGCTGTTAGAGCTGATAATGATCCCGCAGCTGCAGTTCCACTAAACGAAAATGCTGTTCTCG AGGGAGAAGAGAATGAAGCTGATAACGGTAACCGAGCAAGAGCAAAtgcaaatgaaaatgaaaacgtTGACGCAGGAAACCAAGGGAATCAATGGTGGGGGATAGTGAAAGAGATTCAGATGATAGTGTTCGGCTTCATAACTTCATTACTCCCTGGTTTTCACAACATAGAGTAG
- a CDS encoding Ypt/Rab-GAP domain of gyp1p superfamily protein (Ypt/Rab-GAP domain of gyp1p superfamily protein; FUNCTIONS IN: RAB GTPase activator activity; INVOLVED IN: regulation of Rab GTPase activity; LOCATED IN: intracellular; EXPRESSED IN: 23 plant structures; EXPRESSED DURING: 15 growth stages; CONTAINS InterPro DOMAIN/s: RabGAP/TBC (InterPro:IPR000195); BEST Arabidopsis thaliana protein match is: Ypt/Rab-GAP domain of gyp1p superfamily protein (TAIR:AT2G19240.1); Has 35333 Blast hits to 34131 proteins in 2444 species: Archae - 798; Bacteria - 22429; Metazoa - 974; Fungi - 991; Plants - 531; Viruses - 0; Other Eukaryotes - 9610 (source: NCBI BLink).), translating into MLRRILLLWCLKHPEYGYRQGMHELLAPLLYVLHVDVDRLSEVRKSYEDHFIDRFDGLSFEERDITYNFEFKKFLEDFTDDEIGGIQGNSKKIKSLDELDPEIQSIVRLSDAYGAEGELGIVLSEKFMEHDAYCMFDALMNGVHGCVAMAGFFAYSPASGSHTGLPPVLEASTAFYHLLSFVDSSLHSHLVELGVEPQYFGLRWLRVLFGREFLLQDLLIVWDEIFSADNTTRTDADNNTNQSYKIFDSPRGALISGMAVSMILCLRSSLLATENAASCLQRLLNFPEKIDVRKIIEKAKSLQTLALDDDVRSSALSINDGFDQSISPAVPARTNSFPSGSTSPKSPLIITPQSYWEDQWRVLHKAAEEEKKSPSPIQKKKPWFRVKRLFRAESEPTHSAKSPNGKSEVKISSVARNLLEDFNRQLVSEPVEANPIDVVNNEDSSIRETEDINTDFETAAEESIVMEENSSDLFSDPNSPLRDSNYIENDSDSSNESNLFPDETVKDRETSVVDSPLSISSQPSMEFIVSLSKDQETSVVDSPLPVSSQPSIEFPVTQSNDEDNAADKSVANIKERSKVLPGKFQWFWKFGRNVTAEETRCNGVESSKSDLVCSSESHSLPQASSSGSKGDTDQNVMNTLKNLGNSMLEHIQVIESVFQQERGQVQAGLIENLSKNNLVEKGQVTAMTALKELRKISNLLLEM; encoded by the exons ATGTTAAGGCGTATTCTACTCTTGTGGTGCCTTAAACATCCCGAGTACGGTTATCGACAAG GGATGCATGAGCTTTTGGCGCCACTGCTTTATGTACTTCATGTTGATGTTGATCGTCTCTCTGAAGTGCGTAAAAGTTATGAAGATCATTTCATAGACAGATTCGATGGTTTAtcttttgaagaaagagatattACTTACAACTTTGAATTCAAAAAGTTTCTGGAGGATTTCACGGATGATGAGATTGGTGGTATTCAGGggaattcaaagaaaataaagagtcTAGATGAGCTCGATCCCGAAATCCAGTCTATTGTGAGGTTAAGTGATGCTTATGGAGCTGAAGGTGAACTCGGGATTGTCTTGTCCGAGAAATTCATGGAGCATGATGCTTACTGCATGTTTGATGCTCTAATGAATGGAGTTCATGGTTGTGTTGCAATGGCTGGATTTTTTGCTTACTCTCCAGCTAGCGGATCCCACACGGGTTTACCTCCCGTTCTTGAAGCTTCCACTGCGTTTTACCATCTTTTATCATTCGTTGATTCGTCTCTCCATAGTCATTTAGTAGAACTCGGAGTTGAACCTCAGTACTTTGGGCTTCGCTGGTTACGAGTTTTGTTTGGAAGAGAGTTTTTGCTTCAGGATTTATTGATAGTGTGGGATGAGATATTCTCAGCAGATAACACGACGAGAACAGATGCGGATAACAATACAAACCAGAGCTACAAGATCTTTGATTCTCCTCGGGGAGCTCTAATCTCGGGAATGGCAGTTTCGATGATATTATGTTTAAGATCATCATTGCTTGCTACTGAAAACGCAGCTTCTTGTCTCCAGAGACTATTGAATTTCCCAGAGAAGATTGATGTGAGGAAGATAATAGAGAAAGCTAAGTCATTACAAACTTTGGCTTTGGATGATGATGTACGATCATCAGCTCTATCGATAAATGATGGCTTTGATCAGAGCATCAGTCCAGCAGTACCGGCGAGAACTAACAGTTTTCCTTCCGGATCCACATCTCCTAAATCTCCATTGATAATTACCCCACAAAGTTATTGGGAGGATCAATGGAGAGTTCTACACAAAGCCGCcgaggaagagaaaaagagtccTTCTCCAATACAGAAGAAAAAGCCTTGGTTCAGGGTGAAAAGACTTTTCAGAGCAGAGTCTGAGCCAACTCATAGCGCCAAGTCACCAAATGGGAAAAGTGAAGTCAAGATATCATCAGTTGCGCGAAACTTGCTTGAAGATTTTAATCGGCAGCTTGTTTCTGAACCTGTGGAAGCTAATCCAATAGATGTTGTGAACAATGAAGATAGCTCAATTCGAGAAACCGAGGATATAAACACGGATTTTGAAACTGCTGCTGAAGAGAGTATAGTAATGGAGGAGAATTCTTCTGATCTTTTCTCAGATCCAAACAGTCCTCTCAGAGACTCAAACTACATTGAGAATGATTCGGATAGCAGTAACGAGTCAAATCTATTTCCTGATGAAACAGTTAAAGATCGAGAAACAAGCGTAGTAGATTCGCctctttccatttcttctcAACCGAGCATGGAGTTTATAGTATCTCTGTCTAAAGATCAAGAAACAAGCGTAGTAGATTCTCCTCTTCCCGTTTCTTCTCAACCGAGCATCGAGTTTCCAGTAACTCAGTCTAATGATGAAGACAACGCTGCAGATAAATCTGTGGCCAATATCAAGGAGCGTAGTAAGGTTTTACCAGGAAAATTCCAGTGGTTTTGGAAGTTTGGACGCAATGTCACTGCTGAGGAGACGAGATGTAATGGAGTCGAAAGTAGTAAGAGCGATTTAGTTTGCTCTTCTGAGTCACATTCTCTTCCACAGGCTTCATCTTCGGGCAGCAAAGGAGACACAGACCAGAATGTGATGAATACTCTGAAAAACCTTGGCAATTCGATGCTCGAACACATTCAG GTGATAGAGTCAGTTTTCCAGCAAGAACGAGGTCAGGTTCAGGCAGGACTAATTGAGAATTTATCTAAGAACAATTTGGTCGAAAAGGGACAAGTCACAGCCATGACTGCTCTGAAGGAGCTTCGAAAAATTAGTAATCTTTTGTTGGAAATGTGA
- a CDS encoding Ypt/Rab-GAP domain of gyp1p superfamily protein (Ypt/Rab-GAP domain of gyp1p superfamily protein; FUNCTIONS IN: RAB GTPase activator activity; INVOLVED IN: regulation of Rab GTPase activity; LOCATED IN: intracellular; EXPRESSED IN: 23 plant structures; EXPRESSED DURING: 15 growth stages; CONTAINS InterPro DOMAIN/s: RabGAP/TBC (InterPro:IPR000195); BEST Arabidopsis thaliana protein match is: Ypt/Rab-GAP domain of gyp1p superfamily protein (TAIR:AT2G19240.1); Has 1856 Blast hits to 1473 proteins in 235 species: Archae - 2; Bacteria - 59; Metazoa - 791; Fungi - 326; Plants - 250; Viruses - 6; Other Eukaryotes - 422 (source: NCBI BLink).), which produces MVPSEIESLGDESDRRFANLRGLRWRVNLGVLPFQSSSIDDLRKATAESRRRYAALRRRLLIDPHLSKDVRNSPDLSIDNPLSQNPDSTWGRFFRNAELEKTLDQDLSRLYPEHWSYFQAPGCQGMLRRILLLWCLKHPEYGYRQGMHELLAPLLYVLHVDVDRLSEVRKSYEDHFIDRFDGLSFEERDITYNFEFKKFLEDFTDDEIGGIQGNSKKIKSLDELDPEIQSIVRLSDAYGAEGELGIVLSEKFMEHDAYCMFDALMNGVHGCVAMAGFFAYSPASGSHTGLPPVLEASTAFYHLLSFVDSSLHSHLVELGVEPQYFGLRWLRVLFGREFLLQDLLIVWDEIFSADNTTRTDADNNTNQSYKIFDSPRGALISGMAVSMILCLRSSLLATENAASCLQRLLNFPEKIDVRKIIEKAKSLQTLALDDDVRSSALSINDGFDQSISPAVPARTNSFPSGSTSPKSPLIITPQSYWEDQWRVLHKAAEEEKKSPSPIQKKKPWFRVKRLFRAESEPTHSAKSPNGKSEVKISSVARNLLEDFNRQLVSEPVEANPIDVVNNEDSSIRETEDINTDFETAAEESIVMEENSSDLFSDPNSPLRDSNYIENDSDSSNESNLFPDETVKDRETSVVDSPLSISSQPSMEFIVSLSKDQETSVVDSPLPVSSQPSIEFPVTQSNDEDNAADKSVANIKERSKVLPGKFQWFWKFGRNVTAEETRCNGVESSKSDLVCSSESHSLPQASSSGSKGDTDQNVMNTLKNLGNSMLEHIQVIESVFQQERGQVQAGLIENLSKNNLVEKGQVTAMTALKELRKISNLLLEM; this is translated from the exons ATGGTTCCATCGGAGATAGAATCTCTAGGAGACGAATCTGATCGTCGTTTCGCCAATCTGAGAGGTCTGCGATGGCGCGTGAATCTCGGTGTTCTTCCGTTTCAGTCTTCTTCCATCGATGATCTTCGTAAAGCTACAGCTGAATCTCGCAGAAG ATATGCTGCTTTAAGAAGACGGCTCTTGATTGATCCACATTTGTCTAAAGATGTTCGAAATTCCCCTGATCTCTCTATCGACAATCCCTTATCACAAAACCCTG ATAGTACATGGGGTCGGTTCTTCCGTAACGCAGAGCTAGAGAAAACATTGGATCAAGACTTGTCTAGGTTATATCCAGAGCATTGGAGTTACTTTCAAGCTCCTGGATGTCAAGGCATGTTAAGGCGTATTCTACTCTTGTGGTGCCTTAAACATCCCGAGTACGGTTATCGACAAG GGATGCATGAGCTTTTGGCGCCACTGCTTTATGTACTTCATGTTGATGTTGATCGTCTCTCTGAAGTGCGTAAAAGTTATGAAGATCATTTCATAGACAGATTCGATGGTTTAtcttttgaagaaagagatattACTTACAACTTTGAATTCAAAAAGTTTCTGGAGGATTTCACGGATGATGAGATTGGTGGTATTCAGGggaattcaaagaaaataaagagtcTAGATGAGCTCGATCCCGAAATCCAGTCTATTGTGAGGTTAAGTGATGCTTATGGAGCTGAAGGTGAACTCGGGATTGTCTTGTCCGAGAAATTCATGGAGCATGATGCTTACTGCATGTTTGATGCTCTAATGAATGGAGTTCATGGTTGTGTTGCAATGGCTGGATTTTTTGCTTACTCTCCAGCTAGCGGATCCCACACGGGTTTACCTCCCGTTCTTGAAGCTTCCACTGCGTTTTACCATCTTTTATCATTCGTTGATTCGTCTCTCCATAGTCATTTAGTAGAACTCGGAGTTGAACCTCAGTACTTTGGGCTTCGCTGGTTACGAGTTTTGTTTGGAAGAGAGTTTTTGCTTCAGGATTTATTGATAGTGTGGGATGAGATATTCTCAGCAGATAACACGACGAGAACAGATGCGGATAACAATACAAACCAGAGCTACAAGATCTTTGATTCTCCTCGGGGAGCTCTAATCTCGGGAATGGCAGTTTCGATGATATTATGTTTAAGATCATCATTGCTTGCTACTGAAAACGCAGCTTCTTGTCTCCAGAGACTATTGAATTTCCCAGAGAAGATTGATGTGAGGAAGATAATAGAGAAAGCTAAGTCATTACAAACTTTGGCTTTGGATGATGATGTACGATCATCAGCTCTATCGATAAATGATGGCTTTGATCAGAGCATCAGTCCAGCAGTACCGGCGAGAACTAACAGTTTTCCTTCCGGATCCACATCTCCTAAATCTCCATTGATAATTACCCCACAAAGTTATTGGGAGGATCAATGGAGAGTTCTACACAAAGCCGCcgaggaagagaaaaagagtccTTCTCCAATACAGAAGAAAAAGCCTTGGTTCAGGGTGAAAAGACTTTTCAGAGCAGAGTCTGAGCCAACTCATAGCGCCAAGTCACCAAATGGGAAAAGTGAAGTCAAGATATCATCAGTTGCGCGAAACTTGCTTGAAGATTTTAATCGGCAGCTTGTTTCTGAACCTGTGGAAGCTAATCCAATAGATGTTGTGAACAATGAAGATAGCTCAATTCGAGAAACCGAGGATATAAACACGGATTTTGAAACTGCTGCTGAAGAGAGTATAGTAATGGAGGAGAATTCTTCTGATCTTTTCTCAGATCCAAACAGTCCTCTCAGAGACTCAAACTACATTGAGAATGATTCGGATAGCAGTAACGAGTCAAATCTATTTCCTGATGAAACAGTTAAAGATCGAGAAACAAGCGTAGTAGATTCGCctctttccatttcttctcAACCGAGCATGGAGTTTATAGTATCTCTGTCTAAAGATCAAGAAACAAGCGTAGTAGATTCTCCTCTTCCCGTTTCTTCTCAACCGAGCATCGAGTTTCCAGTAACTCAGTCTAATGATGAAGACAACGCTGCAGATAAATCTGTGGCCAATATCAAGGAGCGTAGTAAGGTTTTACCAGGAAAATTCCAGTGGTTTTGGAAGTTTGGACGCAATGTCACTGCTGAGGAGACGAGATGTAATGGAGTCGAAAGTAGTAAGAGCGATTTAGTTTGCTCTTCTGAGTCACATTCTCTTCCACAGGCTTCATCTTCGGGCAGCAAAGGAGACACAGACCAGAATGTGATGAATACTCTGAAAAACCTTGGCAATTCGATGCTCGAACACATTCAG GTGATAGAGTCAGTTTTCCAGCAAGAACGAGGTCAGGTTCAGGCAGGACTAATTGAGAATTTATCTAAGAACAATTTGGTCGAAAAGGGACAAGTCACAGCCATGACTGCTCTGAAGGAGCTTCGAAAAATTAGTAATCTTTTGTTGGAAATGTGA
- a CDS encoding Ypt/Rab-GAP domain of gyp1p superfamily protein, whose protein sequence is MLCCQSFLIWETLRDLSYLGLARDLIGSSNSINVLVLQCFCLCRYAALRRRLLIDPHLSKDVRNSPDLSIDNPLSQNPDSTWGRFFRNAELEKTLDQDLSRLYPEHWSYFQAPGCQGMLRRILLLWCLKHPEYGYRQGMHELLAPLLYVLHVDVDRLSEVRKSYEDHFIDRFDGLSFEERDITYNFEFKKFLEDFTDDEIGGIQGNSKKIKSLDELDPEIQSIVRLSDAYGAEGELGIVLSEKFMEHDAYCMFDALMNGVHGCVAMAGFFAYSPASGSHTGLPPVLEASTAFYHLLSFVDSSLHSHLVELGVEPQYFGLRWLRVLFGREFLLQDLLIVWDEIFSADNTTRTDADNNTNQSYKIFDSPRGALISGMAVSMILCLRSSLLATENAASCLQRLLNFPEKIDVRKIIEKAKSLQTLALDDDVRSSALSINDGFDQSISPAVPARTNSFPSGSTSPKSPLIITPQSYWEDQWRVLHKAAEEEKKSPSPIQKKKPWFRVKRLFRAESEPTHSAKSPNGKSEVKISSVARNLLEDFNRQLVSEPVEANPIDVVNNEDSSIRETEDINTDFETAAEESIVMEENSSDLFSDPNSPLRDSNYIENDSDSSNESNLFPDETVKDRETSVVDSPLSISSQPSMEFIVSLSKDQETSVVDSPLPVSSQPSIEFPVTQSNDEDNAADKSVANIKERSKVLPGKFQWFWKFGRNVTAEETRCNGVESSKSDLVCSSESHSLPQASSSGSKGDTDQNVMNTLKNLGNSMLEHIQVIESVFQQERGQVQAGLIENLSKNNLVEKGQVTAMTALKELRKISNLLLEM, encoded by the exons ATGTTGTGTTGCCAAAGTTTCCTAATTTGGGAAACTTTAAGAGATTTGAGCTATCTGGGTTTAGCAAGAGATCTAATTGGCTCCTCCAATAGcataaatgttttggttttacaatGTTTCTGTCTATGTAGATATGCTGCTTTAAGAAGACGGCTCTTGATTGATCCACATTTGTCTAAAGATGTTCGAAATTCCCCTGATCTCTCTATCGACAATCCCTTATCACAAAACCCTG ATAGTACATGGGGTCGGTTCTTCCGTAACGCAGAGCTAGAGAAAACATTGGATCAAGACTTGTCTAGGTTATATCCAGAGCATTGGAGTTACTTTCAAGCTCCTGGATGTCAAGGCATGTTAAGGCGTATTCTACTCTTGTGGTGCCTTAAACATCCCGAGTACGGTTATCGACAAG GGATGCATGAGCTTTTGGCGCCACTGCTTTATGTACTTCATGTTGATGTTGATCGTCTCTCTGAAGTGCGTAAAAGTTATGAAGATCATTTCATAGACAGATTCGATGGTTTAtcttttgaagaaagagatattACTTACAACTTTGAATTCAAAAAGTTTCTGGAGGATTTCACGGATGATGAGATTGGTGGTATTCAGGggaattcaaagaaaataaagagtcTAGATGAGCTCGATCCCGAAATCCAGTCTATTGTGAGGTTAAGTGATGCTTATGGAGCTGAAGGTGAACTCGGGATTGTCTTGTCCGAGAAATTCATGGAGCATGATGCTTACTGCATGTTTGATGCTCTAATGAATGGAGTTCATGGTTGTGTTGCAATGGCTGGATTTTTTGCTTACTCTCCAGCTAGCGGATCCCACACGGGTTTACCTCCCGTTCTTGAAGCTTCCACTGCGTTTTACCATCTTTTATCATTCGTTGATTCGTCTCTCCATAGTCATTTAGTAGAACTCGGAGTTGAACCTCAGTACTTTGGGCTTCGCTGGTTACGAGTTTTGTTTGGAAGAGAGTTTTTGCTTCAGGATTTATTGATAGTGTGGGATGAGATATTCTCAGCAGATAACACGACGAGAACAGATGCGGATAACAATACAAACCAGAGCTACAAGATCTTTGATTCTCCTCGGGGAGCTCTAATCTCGGGAATGGCAGTTTCGATGATATTATGTTTAAGATCATCATTGCTTGCTACTGAAAACGCAGCTTCTTGTCTCCAGAGACTATTGAATTTCCCAGAGAAGATTGATGTGAGGAAGATAATAGAGAAAGCTAAGTCATTACAAACTTTGGCTTTGGATGATGATGTACGATCATCAGCTCTATCGATAAATGATGGCTTTGATCAGAGCATCAGTCCAGCAGTACCGGCGAGAACTAACAGTTTTCCTTCCGGATCCACATCTCCTAAATCTCCATTGATAATTACCCCACAAAGTTATTGGGAGGATCAATGGAGAGTTCTACACAAAGCCGCcgaggaagagaaaaagagtccTTCTCCAATACAGAAGAAAAAGCCTTGGTTCAGGGTGAAAAGACTTTTCAGAGCAGAGTCTGAGCCAACTCATAGCGCCAAGTCACCAAATGGGAAAAGTGAAGTCAAGATATCATCAGTTGCGCGAAACTTGCTTGAAGATTTTAATCGGCAGCTTGTTTCTGAACCTGTGGAAGCTAATCCAATAGATGTTGTGAACAATGAAGATAGCTCAATTCGAGAAACCGAGGATATAAACACGGATTTTGAAACTGCTGCTGAAGAGAGTATAGTAATGGAGGAGAATTCTTCTGATCTTTTCTCAGATCCAAACAGTCCTCTCAGAGACTCAAACTACATTGAGAATGATTCGGATAGCAGTAACGAGTCAAATCTATTTCCTGATGAAACAGTTAAAGATCGAGAAACAAGCGTAGTAGATTCGCctctttccatttcttctcAACCGAGCATGGAGTTTATAGTATCTCTGTCTAAAGATCAAGAAACAAGCGTAGTAGATTCTCCTCTTCCCGTTTCTTCTCAACCGAGCATCGAGTTTCCAGTAACTCAGTCTAATGATGAAGACAACGCTGCAGATAAATCTGTGGCCAATATCAAGGAGCGTAGTAAGGTTTTACCAGGAAAATTCCAGTGGTTTTGGAAGTTTGGACGCAATGTCACTGCTGAGGAGACGAGATGTAATGGAGTCGAAAGTAGTAAGAGCGATTTAGTTTGCTCTTCTGAGTCACATTCTCTTCCACAGGCTTCATCTTCGGGCAGCAAAGGAGACACAGACCAGAATGTGATGAATACTCTGAAAAACCTTGGCAATTCGATGCTCGAACACATTCAG GTGATAGAGTCAGTTTTCCAGCAAGAACGAGGTCAGGTTCAGGCAGGACTAATTGAGAATTTATCTAAGAACAATTTGGTCGAAAAGGGACAAGTCACAGCCATGACTGCTCTGAAGGAGCTTCGAAAAATTAGTAATCTTTTGTTGGAAATGTGA